In Platichthys flesus chromosome 20, fPlaFle2.1, whole genome shotgun sequence, a single genomic region encodes these proteins:
- the fgf21 gene encoding fibroblast growth factor 21: MVSFSQTPFSYLCSFLSIILLPSSRAFYLPDSNPLLSFNNQVREVHLYTDNHRSGMYLQMTQDGRVSGSEVQTPYSVLQLKSVQRGHIVIKGLSSSLFLCMDSDGHLRGQMHHTEGDCIFQELLLKDGYTRFLSSHHGFPVSLASKRSRDQHAVPFTRFLPLPNTLTREHVTERPPNRQSPFNVDTDDLLGMGQNTVVSPQFLGDN, encoded by the exons ATGGTGTCCTTTTCACAAACACCTTTCTCTTACCTATGCTCTTTCCTCTCTATCATTCTGCTTCCGTCCTCTCGGGCGTTTTATCTCCCTGACTCCAACCCCCTTTTGTCCTTTAACAATCAAGTGAGAGAAGTGCATCTCTACACAG ATAACCACAGGAGCGGCATGTATCTGCAGATGACCCAGGACGGCAGGGTGTCAGGAAGTGAAGTTCAGACACCTTACA gtgtgctgcagctgaaatctGTCCAACGAGGCCATATAGTCATCAAGGGACTGTCATCATCCCTGTTCCTCTGCATGGACAGCGACGGCCATCTGAGGGGACAG ATGCACCACACAGAGGGTGACTGCATCTTCCAGGAGCTGTTGCTGAAGGACGGCTACACCCGCTTCCTGTCCTCGCACCATGGCTTTCCCGTGTCTCTGGCATCGAAACGGTCCCGAGATCAACACGCGGTTCCCTTCACCCGGTTCCTGCCACTTCCGAACACCCTGACCAGAGAGCACGTGACTGAACGACCACCAAACAGACAGAGTCCATTCAACGTGGACACAGATGACCTGCTGGGAATGGGCCAAAACACTGTGGTCAGTCCTCAGTTCTTAGGGGACAATTAA
- the LOC133976180 gene encoding potassium voltage-gated channel subfamily A member 7-like isoform X1, whose product MRVVRRIAWCGILKGMDSSDPQEDERGSRRNGSDGEKDKQLKNQLNNEEKGEKEIQGNEKEKKKDRRRSGSLWRSGWALSERLAINVSGMRYETQLRTLAQFPDTLLGDARRRARYFDPLRNELFLDRNRACFDAILYFYQSGGRIRRPANIPLDIFMDELMFYELGEDIVSRFKEDEGFPKEEERLLPSNEIQKRLWMLFEHPESSSSARIIAIISVMVIVVSILIFCLETLPDFRHEKEIREEYFYKYHSLDKNVSETMPLPQSVFHDPFFLVETMCICWFSFELFMRLTCCPSKTLFFKDVMNIIDFSAILPYFVTLGTELAKDNDASPATSLAIIRVIRLVRVFRIFKLSRHSKGLQILGQTLKASMRELGLLIFFLFIGVILFSSAIYFAEADHTDTAFISIPHAFWWAVVTMTTVGYGDMYPETVWGKLVGSMCAIAGVLTISLPVPVIVSNFSYFYHRETECVDQTEFAHIQPLDDEPEGEESDEGDGDPDGEYYAIEGICNPLNGTLLGGLCTAQSTEFRGGNTYLSESLVTQV is encoded by the exons AT GAGAGTGGTTCGCCGCATTGCCTGGTGTGGAATACTCAAAGGGATGGACAGCAGCGACCCACAGGAAGACGAAAGAGGAAGCCGAAGGAATGGGAGCgatggagagaaagacaaacagctgAAGAACCAGCTCAACAAtgaggaaaagggagaaaaggagaTCCAAGGgaatgagaaagagaagaagaaagaccgCCGGCGTTCTGGGTCTCTATGGAGGAGTGGATGGGCGTTGAGTGAAAGACTTGCCATCAATGTGTCGGGGATGCGCTATGAAACTCAGCTTCGCACCTTAGCCCAGTTCCCTGACACCCTGCTAGGTGACGCCAGGCGGAGGGCAAGGTACTTTGACCCTCTTCGAAATGAGCTCTTCCTGGACCGCAATCGGGCCTGCTTTGATGCCATTCTGTACTTCTACCAGTCGGGCGGGAGGATTCGGAGGCCAGCCAACATACCACTGGACATCTTCATGGACGAGCTGATGTTCTACGAGCTAGGAGAGGACATCGTAAGCCGTTTCAAGGAGGACGAAGGTTTTccaaaagaggaggagaggctgctTCCATCCAACGAAATTCAGAAAAGACTGTGGATGCTGTTTGAGCACCCTGAGTCCTCATCGAGTGCACGTATCATAGCCATCATCAGCGTCATGGTCATTGTGGTGTCCATCCTCATCTTCTGCCTGGAGACACTACCCGACTTCAGGCATGAGAAGGAGATAAGAGAG GAATATTTTTACAAGTACCACTCCCTCGATAAGAATGTATCCGAGACCATGCCTCTTCCGCAGAGCGTTTTTCACGACCCCTTCTTCTTGGTGGAGACCATGTGTATATGCTGGTTTTCCTTTGAGCTCTTCATGCGCCTCACCTGCTGTCCAAGTAAGACGCTGTTCTTCAAGGACGTCATGAACATCATCGACTTCAGTGCCATCCTGCCATATTTTGTGACCCTGGGAACAGAGCTGGCCAAGGACAATGATGCCAGTCCAGCAACATCTTTGGCCATCATCAGAGTCATCAGGTTAGTGAGAGTGTTCAGGATCTTCAAGTTGTCTCGTCACTCCAAGGGCCTCCAGATCCTCGGACAGACCCTGAAGGCCAGCATGCGAGAGCTGGGACTGcttatcttcttcctctttattgGCGTCATCCTTTTCTCCAGCGCCATCTACTTTGCTGAGGCTGATCACACCGACACGGCCTTTATCAGTATACCACACGCCTTTTGGTGGGCAGTCGTCACCATGACCACAGTGGGCTATGGTGACATGTACCCAGAAACAGTATGGGGTAAGCTTGTTGGCTCAATGTGCGCCATAGCTGGCGTGCTTACCATATCACTACCAGTGCCTGTCATAGTATCCAATTTTAGTTACTTCTACCATCGGGAGACTGAATGTGTGGATCAAACTGAGTTCGCCCATATCCAGCCACTGGACGATGAGCCAGAAGGAGAGGAATCAGATGAGGGGGATGGTGATCCAGATGGAGAATATTATGCAATTGAAGGCATCTGTAACCCCCTGAATGGCACTCTGCTGGGTGGACTGTGCACAGCGCAGAGCACGGAGTTCAGAGGGGGAAATACGTATCTGAGCGAATCATTGGTCACTCAGGTTTAA
- the LOC133976180 gene encoding potassium voltage-gated channel subfamily A member 7-like isoform X2 — translation MDSSDPQEDERGSRRNGSDGEKDKQLKNQLNNEEKGEKEIQGNEKEKKKDRRRSGSLWRSGWALSERLAINVSGMRYETQLRTLAQFPDTLLGDARRRARYFDPLRNELFLDRNRACFDAILYFYQSGGRIRRPANIPLDIFMDELMFYELGEDIVSRFKEDEGFPKEEERLLPSNEIQKRLWMLFEHPESSSSARIIAIISVMVIVVSILIFCLETLPDFRHEKEIREEYFYKYHSLDKNVSETMPLPQSVFHDPFFLVETMCICWFSFELFMRLTCCPSKTLFFKDVMNIIDFSAILPYFVTLGTELAKDNDASPATSLAIIRVIRLVRVFRIFKLSRHSKGLQILGQTLKASMRELGLLIFFLFIGVILFSSAIYFAEADHTDTAFISIPHAFWWAVVTMTTVGYGDMYPETVWGKLVGSMCAIAGVLTISLPVPVIVSNFSYFYHRETECVDQTEFAHIQPLDDEPEGEESDEGDGDPDGEYYAIEGICNPLNGTLLGGLCTAQSTEFRGGNTYLSESLVTQV, via the exons ATGGACAGCAGCGACCCACAGGAAGACGAAAGAGGAAGCCGAAGGAATGGGAGCgatggagagaaagacaaacagctgAAGAACCAGCTCAACAAtgaggaaaagggagaaaaggagaTCCAAGGgaatgagaaagagaagaagaaagaccgCCGGCGTTCTGGGTCTCTATGGAGGAGTGGATGGGCGTTGAGTGAAAGACTTGCCATCAATGTGTCGGGGATGCGCTATGAAACTCAGCTTCGCACCTTAGCCCAGTTCCCTGACACCCTGCTAGGTGACGCCAGGCGGAGGGCAAGGTACTTTGACCCTCTTCGAAATGAGCTCTTCCTGGACCGCAATCGGGCCTGCTTTGATGCCATTCTGTACTTCTACCAGTCGGGCGGGAGGATTCGGAGGCCAGCCAACATACCACTGGACATCTTCATGGACGAGCTGATGTTCTACGAGCTAGGAGAGGACATCGTAAGCCGTTTCAAGGAGGACGAAGGTTTTccaaaagaggaggagaggctgctTCCATCCAACGAAATTCAGAAAAGACTGTGGATGCTGTTTGAGCACCCTGAGTCCTCATCGAGTGCACGTATCATAGCCATCATCAGCGTCATGGTCATTGTGGTGTCCATCCTCATCTTCTGCCTGGAGACACTACCCGACTTCAGGCATGAGAAGGAGATAAGAGAG GAATATTTTTACAAGTACCACTCCCTCGATAAGAATGTATCCGAGACCATGCCTCTTCCGCAGAGCGTTTTTCACGACCCCTTCTTCTTGGTGGAGACCATGTGTATATGCTGGTTTTCCTTTGAGCTCTTCATGCGCCTCACCTGCTGTCCAAGTAAGACGCTGTTCTTCAAGGACGTCATGAACATCATCGACTTCAGTGCCATCCTGCCATATTTTGTGACCCTGGGAACAGAGCTGGCCAAGGACAATGATGCCAGTCCAGCAACATCTTTGGCCATCATCAGAGTCATCAGGTTAGTGAGAGTGTTCAGGATCTTCAAGTTGTCTCGTCACTCCAAGGGCCTCCAGATCCTCGGACAGACCCTGAAGGCCAGCATGCGAGAGCTGGGACTGcttatcttcttcctctttattgGCGTCATCCTTTTCTCCAGCGCCATCTACTTTGCTGAGGCTGATCACACCGACACGGCCTTTATCAGTATACCACACGCCTTTTGGTGGGCAGTCGTCACCATGACCACAGTGGGCTATGGTGACATGTACCCAGAAACAGTATGGGGTAAGCTTGTTGGCTCAATGTGCGCCATAGCTGGCGTGCTTACCATATCACTACCAGTGCCTGTCATAGTATCCAATTTTAGTTACTTCTACCATCGGGAGACTGAATGTGTGGATCAAACTGAGTTCGCCCATATCCAGCCACTGGACGATGAGCCAGAAGGAGAGGAATCAGATGAGGGGGATGGTGATCCAGATGGAGAATATTATGCAATTGAAGGCATCTGTAACCCCCTGAATGGCACTCTGCTGGGTGGACTGTGCACAGCGCAGAGCACGGAGTTCAGAGGGGGAAATACGTATCTGAGCGAATCATTGGTCACTCAGGTTTAA